In Solanum pennellii chromosome 7, SPENNV200, the following are encoded in one genomic region:
- the LOC107024140 gene encoding beta-1,2-xylosyltransferase, translated as MNKKKLKILLSLFALNTITLYLYFSSHPDHFRHNFPKNRYITTGNRFSSSENHQNLHSSVASQSKPWPILPSYLPWSQNPNVGWRSCEGYFGNGFTRKIDLLKASPEIHRKFGENRYSGEGGGGGWFRCFFSETLQSSICEGGVIRMNPEKILMSKGGEKLEEVIGRGEEEELPIFENGAFEIEVNERTKIGKKLADENFLNKYLPEGAVSKHTMRELIDSIRLVGANDFHCSEWIEEPSLLITRFEYANLFHTITDWYSAYAASRVTGLPSRPHLVFVDGHCETQLEETWRALFSSLTYAKNFSGPVCFRHAILSPLGYETALFKGLSESIGCTGAPARDLWQNPSDSKTARLSEFGEMIRAAFGFPVDRQNIPRTVTGHNVLFVRREDYLAHPRHGGKVQSRLSNEQEVFDSIKSWSLNHTECKINVINGLFAHMSMKEQVRAIQDASVIVGAHGAGLTHIVSASPKAVILEIISSEYRRPHFSLIAYWKGLEYHPIDLEGSYADPPVVIDKLNSILRSLGC; from the exons atgaacaagaagaagctgaaaattcttctttctctctttgcTCTCAACACAATTACTCTTTATCTCTACTTCTCTTCACACCCAGATCATTTCCGCCACAATTTCCCTAAAAACCGCTATATTACTACCGGAAACCGCTTTTCTTCATCGGAAAACCACCAAAATTTGCACTCCTCCGTTGCTTCCCAATCCAAACCATGGCCTATTTTGCCGTCTTACCTCCCTTGGTCTCAGAACCCCAACGTTGGTTGGAGATCGTGTGAGGGTTATTTTGGAAATGGGTTTACTCGTAAAATCGATCTTCTCAAAGCCTCGCCGGAGATTCACCGGAAATTCGGTGAAAACAGATATTCCGGTGAAGGAGGTGGAGGAGGGTGGTTTAGGTGTTTTTTCAGTGAGACATTGCAGAGTTCGATTTGTGAAGGAGGGGTAATAAGGATGAATCCGGAGAAAATTTTGATGTCTAAAGGAGGAGAGAAATTGGAAGAAGTAATAGGAAggggagaagaagaagaattaccCATTTTTGAAAATGGAGCTTTTGAGATAGAGGTTaatgaaagaacaaaaattgGGAAAAAATTAGCTGATGAAAATttcttgaataaatatttaCCTGAAGGTGCAGTCTCAAAGCACACTATGAGGGAATTAATCGACTCGATTCGATTGGTTGGCGCCAATGATTTTCATTGTTCTGAG TGGATTGAGGAGCCATCACTTTTGATTACCCGATTTGAGTATGCAAATCTTTTTCATACAATTACTGATTGGTATAGTGCATACGCGGCATCCAGAGTTACTGGCTTACCCAGTCGGCCACATTTGGTTTTTGTAGATGGCCATTGTGAG ACACAATTGGAGGAAACATGGAGAGCACTGTTTTCAAGCCTCACTTATGCTAAAAACTTTAGCGGTCCGGTTTGTTTTCGCCATGCTATCCTCTCGCCGTTGGGATATGAAACTGCCCTGTTTAAGGGGCTTTCAGAAAGTATCGGTTGTACTGGAGCTCCTGCCCGTGATTTGTGGCAAAATCCCAGTGATAGTAAAACTGCACGGTTGTCCGAGTTTGGAGAGATGATCAGAGCAGCCTTTGGATTTCCTGTGGATAGACAGAACATCCCAAGGACAGTCACTGGCCACAATGTCCTCTTTGTTAGACGCGAGGATTATTTAGCTCACCCACGTCATGGCGGAAAGGTACAGTCTAGGCTTAGCAATGAACAAGAAGTATTTGATTCCATAAAGAGCTGGTCCTTGAACCACACAGAGTGCAAAATAAATGTGATTAACGGATTATTTGCCCACATGTCCATGAAAGAGCAAGTTCGAGCAATCCAAGATGCTTCTGTCATTGTAGGTGCTCATGGAGCAGGTCTAACGCACATTGTTTCTGCATCACCAAAAGCTGTTATACTAGAAATTATAAGCAGTGAATATAGGCGCCCCCATTTTTCTCTGATTGCTTATTGGAAAGGATTGGAGTACCATCCCATTGATTTGGAGGGATCTTATGCGGATCCACCAGTCGTAATTGACAAGCTCAACAGTATTTTGAGGAGTCTTGGCTGCTAA